TGCGTAACCTGGAAGACCTGCCCCTTTCCATCCATGAAGACCCGCCCGGCGTCAGCCGCGACCTGCCAGTGGACACCCGCCTCGTGTCCCTGGCTCGCGAGCTCAATGCGCGCCTCCTCACCAATGACGAAAACCTGGCCAAAGTCGCCCGCCTGCGCGGCATTGTCGTTCTGAGTTTTAATGACTTGGCCATCGCCCTCCAGCCGCAGCTCAATCCTGGGGATGAACTCTCCCTCTCGCTCACCCGCCCGGGCAAGGACAAACAGCAGGCGGTGGGTTACCTCCCGGACGGGACCATGATCGTCGTCAACAACGCCGCGCAGTTCATCGGCCAGACCGTCGAAATCGCCATTTCAGGTGCCCTCCCCACCTCCGCCGGCCGCCTCATCTTTGCTGAACTGAAAAAGTAGTCTCTCGGCCTGCTTCTTGACGTCGCGTCAGACCCTCACCTTCGCCGCCGCATTCCCAGCCCCGCACCTACCATTATCAACAGGATGCCGCCCGGCTCCGGCACGCCCACGATTCCCTGGATCTCCAGCGCACTCGCGGAAATGCGCGAGGCATAAAAACTCCCTGCACTTCCGTCAGGCAGAGGTCCTGCCCAGCCGGCACCGTCGCTTCCTTGGTAAAACCCTCCACGGTCAAAAAGCGCGGCCTCAAACTCCAGCCCGTCGCCAGTTACATTGTTGGTATCAAAAAAGCCGTCCACACCATAGTTGATGCCTGCCAGCTTCCAGACGCCGCCGTCATTCACAAAAACCGCCCCGCCGGAATCCCCCACGGAAAGCGTCGCCTCATTCTGGCCCAGCACCGGGCTGAAACTGGCCCGCAGGTATTCATTGCCACTGATCGTCGTAATGCCGTCCACCTCATTTGCCCCCCAGCGCACCACCCCGTCTGCCCCGGTGTGATACCAGCCCTTCAGGTCGCCTCCCAGCTCCACCTCCGCCCCGCGTGGCCCGCCGCGACCGTATACCACAAGATCCATGCCCGCTTCGAGCTCACCCATATAGAGCGGTGCATAAGCTGAAAAGCTCTCGTTGATCTTATAGATCCGCAGATCCGTATCCCCCACCTGCCAAAATCCTATTCCCGCATTTGCCGCCGCATCTATCGTATAGATGCTCCCTGATTCCACACTGGTAAAAGTGGGCACGGCGGATACGCCGATGTGATCTGCGGTAATGAAATACTGCGGCGCGATCATCGTGCCCAAAAAGTCCCCGTACATCCCCTGGTAGCTCCAGCCGCTGTCCGCATACATCCCCGCTGGAGCGGTGGTATTCACCAGAGCATCCCCGGTATCATATAGGATGATCCCTCTGGCGGTGCCCAGCAGGCATGCCCAGGCCAGCCCTCCGGAAAGGAGGACCAAACGTAAAAACGAGCCCGTTGGCACCGCTAGCATGGTGGCAATTTAATCATAACCGTCAAAATTTCCATAGGTTTATCTTTTCCCCATGGAAGAAGGCTATTGCACAGTTGAGCCACTTTCTGATAAACCGAAACAGCAGGCCAATCCTTTGTCTTATGAATTCTTCCAGCTTATTTATTCCGGGTTTAACCTCGAGTCCTTTGGCCATCATTATCGCAGCCCTGTTCCTCTTCATGCATGCCATGTTCGCCTGGGGCGTATTTAAGGACAGCGCGCTCCAGTTTCATCATTACCAGCGCCGCACTTATTTCGTTTCAGGATATCTATGGGCACTGGCCACGCTCCTGGGCGGCATCATCACGGTGGCCATCTACTGGGTGATTCACTGCTCCACGCTGCGGCCACAGTCACCACCGCCGGGTCCGTAGCCAGCCACCTCCGCCTTCATTTAAACTGGATCCTTCCCCGCTTCCTCCCCTGCCCCTTTTTCCAGCGTCTCCTCCACGTAGAGCTTCTGCACGACCACCATCAGGACGGCCACCATTG
This portion of the Prosthecobacter sp. SYSU 5D2 genome encodes:
- a CDS encoding PEP-CTERM sorting domain-containing protein, with product MLAVPTGSFLRLVLLSGGLAWACLLGTARGIILYDTGDALVNTTAPAGMYADSGWSYQGMYGDFLGTMIAPQYFITADHIGVSAVPTFTSVESGSIYTIDAAANAGIGFWQVGDTDLRIYKINESFSAYAPLYMGELEAGMDLVVYGRGGPRGAEVELGGDLKGWYHTGADGVVRWGANEVDGITTISGNEYLRASFSPVLGQNEATLSVGDSGGAVFVNDGGVWKLAGINYGVDGFFDTNNVTGDGLEFEAALFDRGGFYQGSDGAGWAGPLPDGSAGSFYASRISASALEIQGIVGVPEPGGILLIMVGAGLGMRRRR